A DNA window from Daucus carota subsp. sativus chromosome 3, DH1 v3.0, whole genome shotgun sequence contains the following coding sequences:
- the LOC108213505 gene encoding uncharacterized protein LOC108213505 isoform X1, with amino-acid sequence MDIKVMEKKLYDACFEGDVEMLKELMREDGLTLAQLSISSCFNQTPLHLASMLGHFELAKFLLSYKPKPDFSRRLDSQHRSPLHVASANGYANIVKLLLEYDQEMCGVHDEDGRTPLHLAVMNGQHESVIELMKVNSESFDEEETVLHLCVTYNRLDLLIRLLKLNDYDLSSIKDGNDDTVLHTAAALKRVQMIKYLVKNKVDVNAVNKNGLTALDIVEKMPKDLKTFEIKELLISANPSMVDEGVVPTTKTTTAADDNIRGGGGGGGGGADDDSIINVVKGWWIKMKKFTIHQNKAAIKDEYVILAATVIAAMAYQAAISPPGGVASADATEASAPDPYFQYFSLYPGDSLLAYMYSSLSNVFWTANTISFMAALSVIFLYVSGATLKQKLFIWLIRAAMWITLTAMTVAYVCAVWATTPTYDSNDKTLRAVLIGLGIWMGLIFLSILAVIYRAIRYVVRIIKRKNKARWERYTRRDHASIMPQNTPVDTFTSPA; translated from the exons ATGGATATTAAGGTTATGGAAAAGAAGCTGTATGATGCATGCTTCGAAGGAGACGTGGAGATGTTGAAGGAGTTGATGAGAGAAGATGGACTCACTCTTGCTCAACTTTCAATTTCTTCTTGCTTTAACCAAACACCCCTGCACTTAGCTTCCATGTTAGGTCACTTTGAATTGGCTAAGTTTCTTCTTTCTTATAAGCCTAAGCCTGACTTTTCAAGACGTCTTGATTCACAACATCGTTCTCCTCTTCACGTGGCATCGGCTAATGGATATGCGAATATTGTCAAATTGTTGTTAGAGTACGATCAGGAGATGTGCGGAGTTCATGATGAGGATGGAAGGACTCCTCTCCATTTGGCTGTGATGAATGGTCAACATGAGTCTGTTATCGAGTTGATGAAAGTCAACTCAGAGTCGTTTGATGAAGAAGAGACAGTGCTTCACTTGTGTGTTACTTATAATCGTTTGGATCTTCTTATTCGTTTATTAAAGTTGAATGATTACGATCTGTCAAGCATCAAAGATGGAAATGATGACACTGTTTTACACACTGCAGCAGCTTTGAAACGGGTGCAG ATGATTAAATATCTGGTCAAGAATAAAGTGGATGTGAATGCCGTGAATAAAAATGGTCTCACAGCTTTGGACATAGTAGAGAAGATGCCGAAAGATCTGAAAACCTTTGAAATTAAGGAGCTTCTTATCTCAGCTAATCCTTCTATGGTTGATGAGGGCGTTGTACCAACCACGAAGACTACCACAGCAGCTGATGATAACAtacgaggaggaggaggaggaggaggaggaggagctgATGACGACAGCATAATCAATGTGGTGAAGGGGTGGTGGATTAAGATGAAAAAGTTTACCATCCATCAAAATAAAGCTGCAATAAAGGACGAGTACGTAATATTAGCAGCAACTGTAATAGCTGCCATGGCTTACCAAGCAGCTATTAGCCCTCCTGGTGGAGTCGCTTCAGCGGATGCCACAGAAGCTTCAGCTCCTGACccttattttcaatattttagtCTTTACCCTGGAGATTCCCTTCTAGCCTACATGTACTCCTCACTGAGCAATGTGTTTTGGACCGCGAACACCATCTCTTTTATGGCTGCTCTAAGTGTCATCTTTCTCTACGTAAGTGGCGCAACCCTGAAACAGAAGCTCTTCATTTGGCTCATAAGGGCTGCCATGTGGATAACTCTCACAGCAATGACTGTGGCCTATGTGTGTGCAGTTTGGGCCACCACGCCAACGTACGATTCAAATGACAAAACACTTCGTGCTGTCCTTATCGGACTAGGTATTTGGATGGGATTGATTTTCCTATCAATTTTAGCTGTTATTTATCGTGCAATTCGCTATGTTGTGCGAATAATTAAAAGGAAAAATAAAGCGAGGTGGGAGAGATATACAAGAAGAGACCATGCCTCCATCATGCCCCAAAATACCCCTGTCGACACTTTCACTTCTCCAGCCTAG
- the LOC108213505 gene encoding uncharacterized protein LOC108213505 isoform X2 produces MDIKVMEKKLYDACFEGDVEMLKELMREDGLTLAQLSISSCFNQTPLHLASMLGHFELAKFLLSYKPKPDFSRRLDSQHRSPLHVASANGYANIVKLLLEYDQEMCGVHDEDGRTPLHLAVMNGQHESVIELMKVNSESFDEEETVLHLCVTYNRLDLLIRLLKLNDYDLSSIKDGNDDTVLHTAAALKRVQMIKYLVKNKVDVNAVNKNGLTALDIVEKMPKDLKTFEIKELLISANPSMVDEGVVPTTKTTTAADDNIRGGGGGGGGGADDDSIINVVKGWWIKMKKFTIHQNKAAIKDEYVILAATVIAAMAYQAAISPPGGVASADATEASAPDPYFQYFSLYPGDSLLAYMYSSLSNVFWTANTISFMAALSVIFLYVSGATLKQKLFIWLIRAAMWITLTAMTVAYVCAVWATTPTYDSNDKTLRAVLIGLGIWMGLIFLSILAVIYRAIRYVVRIIKRKNKARWERYTRRDHASIMPQNTPVDTFTSPA; encoded by the exons ATGGATATTAAGGTTATGGAAAAGAAGCTGTATGATGCATGCTTCGAAGGAGACGTGGAGATGTTGAAGGAGTTGATGAGAGAAGATGGACTCACTCTTGCTCAACTTTCAATTTCTTCTTGCTTTAACCAAACACCCCTGCACTTAGCTTCCATGTTAGGTCACTTTGAATTGGCTAAGTTTCTTCTTTCTTATAAGCCTAAGCCTGACTTTTCAAGACGTCTTGATTCACAACATCGTTCTCCTCTTCACGTGGCATCGGCTAATGGATATGCGAATATTGTCAAATTGTTGTTAGAGTACGATCAGGAGATGTGCGGAGTTCATGATGAGGATGGAAGGACTCCTCTCCATTTGGCTGTGATGAATGGTCAACATGAGTCTGTTATCGAGTTGATGAAAGTCAACTCAGAGTCGTTTGATGAAGAAGAGACAGTGCTTCACTTGTGTGTTACTTATAATCGTTTGGATCTTCTTATTCGTTTATTAAAGTTGAATGATTACGATCTGTCAAGCATCAAAGATGGAAATGATGACACTGTTTTACACACTGCAGCAGCTTTGAAACGGGTGCAG ATGATTAAATATCTGGTCAAGAATAAAGTGGATGTGAATGCCGTGAATAAAAATGGTCTCACAGCTTTGGACATAGTAGAGAAGATGCCGAAAGATCTGAAAACCTTTGAAATTAAGGAGCTTCTTATCTCAGCTAATCCTTCTATGGTTGATGAGGGCGTTGTACCAACCACGAAGACTACCACAGCAGCTGATGATAACAtacgaggaggaggaggaggaggaggaggaggagctgATGACGACAGCATAATCAATGTGGTGAAGGGGTGGTGGATTAAGATGAAAAAGTTTACCATCCATCAAAATAAAGCTGCAATAAAGGACGAGTACGTAATATTAGCAGCAACTGTAATAGCTGCCATGGCTTACCAAGCAGCTATTAGCCCTCCTGGTGGAGTCGCTTCAGCGGATGCCACAGAAGCTTCAGCTCCTGACccttattttcaatattttagtCTTTACCCTGGAGATTCCCTTCTAGCCTACATGTACTCCTCACTGAGCAATGTGTTTTGGACCGCGAACACCATCTCTTTTATGGCTGCTCTAAGTGTCATCTTTCTCTACGTAAGTGGCGCAACCCTGAAACAGAAGCTCTTCATTTGGCTCATAAGGGCTGCCATGTGGATAACTCTCACAGCAATGACTGTGGCCTATGTGTGTGCAGTTTGGGCCACCACGCCAACGTACGATTCAAATGACAAAACACTTCGTGCTGTCCTTATCGGACTAGGTATTTGGATGGGATTGATTTTCCTATCAATTTTAGCTGTTATTTATCGTGCAATTCGCTATGTTGTGCGAATAATTAAAAGGAAAAATAAAGCGAGGTGGGAGAGATATACAAGAAGAGACCATGCCTCCATCATGCCCCAAAATACCCCTGTCGACACTTTCACTTCTCCAGC
- the LOC108212933 gene encoding ankyrin repeat-containing protein At2g01680-like — translation MLDVDALEALIQGDKFILARVSLSSTFNQTPLHLASMLGHVEFVKSLLSYKPDVTKNLDLQGRCALHLASANGYPDIVKLLIEYDENMCRLCDEDGRTPLHLAVFKGQDECVSELLKVNSESDQERTMLHLCIKYNRLNVLISILEPNDQDLSNIKQDDGNTLLHSATVLGRMQIIKYLVKCRSEVDVNSVNENGLTALDMIEQMPKDVKSKDIREFLISAGALRAQENQAETVASRLNPAVDRVVYSNRETSRHSQLGMIFKAFKRSSAFHEKVKEKDDSLLVGASVIAAMAYAAALSPPGGVAAIDAAPLSDGTDDPWSVFYYLPPGGSVLAYFWPGLSNVFWIANTLSFISALTVIFLYVNGSMRRKIVVFATRMAMWITLTTMTTAYVCALVATSPAYNSKNISKSYKHNKTILALVVILCIWNAMIFVILFKAFRASYHLLSRTIIRATFTTQSNHIV, via the exons ATGTTAGATGTAGATGCGTTGGAGGCACTGATACAAGGAGATAAATTTATTCTTGCTCGAGTTTCCTTGTCTTCTACCTTTAACCAAACACCCTTGCATCTAGCTTCTATGTTAGGTCACGTTGAATTTGTTAAGTCTCTCCTTTCTTATAAGCCTGACGTTACAAAAAATCTAGATCTGCAAGGTCGTTGTGCCCTTCATTTGGCATCTGCGAACGGATATCCGGATATCGTTAAGCTCCTGATAGAGTATGATGAGAACATGTGCCGACTTTGTGACGAGGATGGAAGGACCCCTCTTCATTTGGCAGTGTTTAAAGGCCAAGATGAGTGTGTTAGTGAGTTGCTAAAAGTGAACTCTGAGTCTGATCAGGAAAGGACCATGTTGCACTTGTGTATCAAGTATAATCGTTTGAATGTTCTTATTTCTATTCTAGAACCGAATGATCAGGACTTGTCAAACATCAAACAAGACGATGGGAATACTTTGTTACACTCTGCAACAGTTTTGGGACGAATGCAG ATAATAAAATACCTAGTCAAGTGTAGAAGTGAAGTGGACGTGAATTCTGTGAATGAAAATGGTCTCACCGCTTTGGACATGATAGAGCAGATGCCCAAAGATGTGAAAAGCAAGGACATCAGGGAGTTTCTTATCTCAGCTGGTGCTTTGAGGGCTCAAGAAAATCAAGCAGAAACCGTGGCTAGCCGCCTGAATCCTGCAGTAGACAGAGTAGTTTACAGTAACAGGGAAACCTCCAGGCATAGTCAGCTAGGAATGATATTCAAGGCGTTCAAAAGGTCTAGCGCCTTTCATGAAAAAGTGAAAGAGAAAGACGATTCCTTACTTGTAGGAGCATCTGTTATTGCTGCTATGGCTTACGCAGCAGCTCTCAGCCCTCCCGGTGGTGTTGCTGCAATTGATGCCGCTCCTTTATCAGATGGTACCGACGACCCTTGGTCAGTATTTTATTACCTTCCACCAGGAGGTTCGGTTCTAGCCTACTTCTGGCCAGGTTTGAGTAATGTCTTTTGGATAGCTAACACACTCTCGTTCATCAGTGCTCTGACTGTGATATTTCTCTATGTAAACGGTTCAATGAGAAGGAAGATTGTAGTTTTTGCTACACGGATGGCCATGTGGATAACACTCACCACGATGACTACCGCCTATGTTTGTGCACTGGTAGCCACCAGCCCAGCATATAATTCAAAGAACATAAGCAAATCGTACAAGCATAACAAAACAATTCTGGCACTTGTAGTCATACTGTGTATTTGGAACGCAATGATTTTTGTGATCTTGTTTAAAGCTTTTCGTGCTTCCTACCACTTGTTGTCGAGGACAATTATAAGAGCCACTTTCACAACCCAAAGTAATCATATTGTGTGA
- the LOC135151729 gene encoding uncharacterized protein LOC135151729 — protein sequence MTIEVTEKKLYHACLEGDVEMLKALMREDGLTLARVSVSSCYNQTPLHLASMLGHFELAKSLLSYKPDFASRLDSQERSPLHLASANGYTNIVKLLLKYDQEMCRVHDEDGRTPLHLAVRNGRYESVIELMKVNYESLDEEETVFHLCVRYNRSYLLTRLLAMNDQDLSNIRDANGNTILHTAAALKRKQIIKHLVKRRYKENASFTKLVNKLGLTALDIVKQMPKDSNTMEIKELLISGNPSTVNEVVAAPKTGTVVDDKIGRAAAADYSIIKMVKMWWNNMKTFTMLQEKSATRDEHVLLAATVIAAMSYQAAINPPGGVAGLDATEFSAPDPLKQTFYLQPGNSILAYFYSSLSNTFWTSNTISFMAALSVIFLYVSGATLKRKLFIWLIRGAMWITLTAMSVAYFCAVLATTPSFYSTDYTFNAIFYGLCTWIGLIVLSSFAVTYRAIRYVLRRIKKGSDARKKSCVLRRIKKKSDARKKIYTREDLPPITNQKTHIVSFNFQT from the exons ATGACTATTGAGGTAACAGAAAAGAAGCTGTACCATGCATGTTTGGAGGGAGACGTGGAGATGTTGAAGGCGTTGATGAGAGAAGATGGCCTCACTCTTGCTCGAGTCTCAGTATCTTCTTGTTATAACCAAACACCCTTGCATTTAGCTTCCATGTTAGGTCACTTTGAATTAGCAAAGTCTCTTCTTTCTTACAAGCCTGACTTTGCAAGCCGGTTAGATTCACAAGAACGTTCTCCTCTTCATTTGGCATCTGCCAATGGATATACGAATATCGTTAAACTGTTGTTAAAGTATGATCAAGAAATGTGCCGAGTTCATGATGAGGATGGACGGACTCCTCTTCACTTGGCTGTTAGGAATGGTCGATATGAGTCTGTTATTGAGTTGATGAAAGTTAACTATGAGTCGTTGGATGAAGAAGAGACGGTATTTCACTTGTGTGTTAGGTATAATCGTTCATATCTTCTTACTCGATTATTAGCAATGAATGACCAGGATTTATCTAACATCAGAGATGCGAATGGAAACACTATTTTACATACTGCAGCGGCTTTAAAAAGGAAGCAG ATAATAAAACACCTTGTCAAGAGAAGATATAAGGAAAATGCTTCGTTcacaaaattgg TTAATAAACTTGGTCTCACAGCTTTGGACATAGTAAAGCAGATGCCCAAAGATTCGAATACCATGGAAATTAAGGAGCTTCTTATCTCAGGTAACCCTTCCACGGTTAATGAGGTTGTAGCAGCCCCGAAGACTGGGACAGTAGTTGATGATAAGATAGGAAGAGCAGCAGCTGCTGACTACAGCATAAtcaaaatggtaaagatgtggTGGAATAATATGAAAACGTTTACCATGCTTCAAGAGAAATCTGCAACAAGAGACGAGCACGTACTGCTAGCAGCCACTGTAATAGCTGCCATGTCTTACCAAGCAGCTATTAACCCTCCTGGCGGAGTCGCTGGACTTGATGCCACAGAATTTTCAGCTCCTGACCCTTTAAAACAAACTTTTTATCTTCAACCTGGAAATTCAATTCTAGCCTACTTCTACTCATCACTGAGTAATACGTTTTGGACATCGAACACGATCTCCTTCATGGCTGCTCTAAGTGTCATATTTCTCTACGTAAGTGGTGCAACCCTGAAACGTAAGCTCTTTATTTGGCTTATACGAGGAGCCATGTGGATAACTCTCACCGCAATGAGTGTGGCCTATTTCTGTGCAGTTCTAGCCACCACCCCATCTTTCTATTCCACTGACTACACTTTTAATGCTATCTTTTATGGCCTGTGTACTTGGATAGGTTTGATTGTGCTATCCAGTTTTGCTGTTACTTATCGTGCCATTCGCTATGTATTGAGGCGAATCAAAAAGGGAAGTGATGCCAGGAAGAAGAGCTGTGTGTTGAGGCGAATCAAAAAGAAAAGTGATGCCAGGAAGaagatatatacaagagaaGACCTGCCCCCCATCACAAACCAGAAAACACATATCGTCTCTTTCAACTTTCAAACCTAG
- the LOC135151730 gene encoding ankyrin repeat-containing protein BDA1-like produces MNTEVMEKKLYDACYEGDVEALEALIQGDKFTLARVSLSSTFNQTPLHLASMLGHVEFVKSLLSYKPDVTKNLDLQGRCALHLASANGYPDIVKLLIEYDENMCRLCDEDGRTPLHLAVFIKGQDECVSELLKVNSESDQERTVLHLCIKYNRLNVLVSILESNDQDFSSIKQDDGNTLIHSATVLGRLQIIKYLVKCRSEVDVNSVNENGLTALDMVEQMPKDVKSKDIREFLISAGALRAQEIEAATATSLLNPAIAYSNRETSRYSKLVKGLEVLKRSSLFQKTVTEKDDTLLIGASVIAAMAYTAAISPPGGVAALDAVPNTEDNPWFHLYYLPPGGSLLAYFWPGLSNSFWIFNTISFLGALTVILLYVSGAMKTRIVVFATQIIMQLTLTAMTAAYLCAVVATSPTYGSKDLSKSYKHNKITLVVSIVLVAWNLIILVTIRKAVRASLHYVKTTIKENEAASNKIYTIEDTATSTTPSNHIV; encoded by the exons ATGAATACTGAGGTTATGGAGAAGAAGCTGTATGATGCATGTTATGAAGGAGATGTAGAAGCATTGGAGGCACTGATACAAGGAGATAAATTTACTCTTGCTCGAGTTTCGCTGTCTTCTACCTTTAACCAAACACCCTTGCATCTAGCTTCTATGTTAGGTCACGTTGAATTTGTTAAGTCTCTCCTTTCGTATAAGCCTGACGTTACAAAAAATCTAGATCTGCAAGGTCGTTGTGCCCTTCATTTGGCATCTGCCAATGGATATCCGGATATTGTTAAATTGTTGATAGAATATGATGAGAACATGTGTCGACTTTGTGACGAGGATGGAAGGACCCCTCTTCATTTGGCAGTGTTTATTAAAGGCCAAGATGAGTGTGTTAGTGAGTTGCTAAAAGTGAACTCCGAGTCTGATCAGGAAAGGACCGTGTTGCACCTGTGTATCAAGTACAATCGTTTGAATGTTCTCGTTTCTATTTTAGAATCGAATGATCAGGACTTTTCAAGCATCAAACAGGATGATGGGAATACTTTGATACACTCTGCAACAGTTTTGGGAAGATTGCAG ATAATAAAATACCTAGTCAAGTGTAGAAGTGAAGTGGACGTGAATTCTGTAAATGAAAATGGTCTCACCGCCTTGGACATGGTAGAGCAGATGCCCAAAGATGTGAAAAGCAAGGACATTAGGGAGTTTCTTATCTCAGCTGGTGCTTTGAGGGCTCAAGAAATTGAAGCAGCAACTGCGACTAGCCTCCTGAATCCTGCAATAGCTTACAGTAACAGGGAAACCTCCCGTTATAGCAAGCTGGTAAAGGGATTGGAGGTGTTGAAAAGGTCTAGCCTCTTTCAGAAAACAGTAACAGAGAAAGACGATACCTTACTGATAGGAGCATCTGTCATAGCTGCTATGGCTTACACGGCAGCTATTAGCCCTCCCGGTGGTGTTGCTGCATTGGATGCCGTTCCTAATACAGAAGATAACCCTTGGTTTCATTTATATTACCTTCCACCAGGAGGTTCGCTTCTAGCCTACTTCTGGCCAGGTTTGAGTAATTCATTTTGGATATTTAACACAATCTCGTTCCTCGGTGCTCTAACTGTGATACTTCTGTATGTAAGCGGTGCAATGAAAACGAGGATTGTAGTCTTTGCTACACAGATCATAATGCAGCTAACACTCACCGCAATGACTGCTGCCTATCTTTGTGCAGTGGTAGCCACCAGCCCAACATATGGTTCGAAAGACTTAAGCAAATCGTACAAGCATAACAAAATAACTCTGGTAGTTTCCATTGTACTGGTTGCATGGAACCTAATAATTTTGGTGACCATACGTAAAGCTGTTCGTGCTTCCTTGCACTACGTGAAAACGACAATTAAAGAGAACGAAGCTGCGAGCAACAAGATCTATACAATTGAAGACACTGCCACTTCCACAACCCCAAGTAATCATATCGTGTGA
- the LOC108212936 gene encoding ankyrin repeat-containing protein At2g01680-like produces MIIEGIRNLLQIESMDIKVMEQKLYDACLEGDVEMLKELMREDGLTLAQLSISSCYNQTPLHLASMLGHFEFAKSLLSYKPDFASRLDSQDRSPLHVASANGYATIVKLLLEYDQEMCRVHDEDGRTPLHLAVMNGQLESVIELMKLNSFDDEETVFHLCVTYNRLNLLIRLLELNFQDLSNIKDGNGNTVLHTAAALKRMQMIKYLVKSRNKVDVNAVNKNGLTALDIVEQMPKDLKTMEIKELLISANHSRVNEVVAPTKISTVADDNIEEGGGAANDEKFHDSIINLVKMWWNKMKNFTILQEKSATRDEYVLMAATVIAAMAYQAATSPPGGIAGVDATEASAPDPYGQGFHLQPADSLLAYFYSSLSNVFWISNTISFMAALSVIFLYVTGATLKQKLFIWLIRGAMWITLTAMIVAYACAVRATTPSLDFTTKTLRALVYAMCVWMGLILLSISAVTYRAIRYVVRRIRTKRDMRKKINTSNSFTPIASQNAHIVSFNSQT; encoded by the exons ATGATAATTGAAGGCATCAGAAATTTACTGCAG ATAGAAAGCATGGATATTAAGGTAATGGAGCAGAAGCTGTACGATGCATGTTTGGAAGGAGACGTGGAGATGTTGAAGGAGTTGATGAGAGAAGATGGCCTCACTCTTGCTCAACTTTCGATATCTTCTTGCTATAACCAAACACCCTTGCACTTAGCTTCCATGTTAGGTCACTTCGAATTTGCTAAATCTCTTCTTTCTTATAAGCCTGACTTTGCAAGTAGGTTGGATTCACAAGACCGTTCTCCTCTTCATGTGGCATCTGCTAATGGATATGCGACTATCGTTAAACTGTTGTTGGAGTATGATCAGGAAATGTGCCGAGTTCATGATGAGGATGGAAGGACCCCTCTCCATTTGGCTGTGATGAATGGTCAACTTGAGTCTGTTATTGAGTTGATGAAACTCAACTCGTTTGATGATGAAGAGACAGTATTTCACTTGTGTGTTACTTATAATCGTTTAAATCTTCTGATTCGTTTATTAGAGCTGAATTTTCAGGATTTGTCAAATATCAAAGATGGCAATGGCAACACTGTTTTACACACTGCAGCAGCCTTGAAGCGAATGCAG ATGATTAAGTACCTGGTCAAGAGTAGAAATAAAGTGGATGTGAATGCAGTGAACAAAAATGGCCTCACAGCTTTGGACATAGTAGAGCAGATGCCCAAAGATTTAAAAACCATGGAAATTAAGGAGCTTCTTATCTCCGCCAACCATTCCAGGGTTAATGAGGTTGTAGCACCCACCAAGATTAGCACAGTAGCTGATGATAACATAGAAGAAGGAGGTGGAGCAGCTAATGACGAAAAATTTCACGACAGTATAATCAATCTGGTAAAGATGTGGTGGAATAAGATGAAAAATTTCACCATCCTTCAAGAGAAATCTGCAACACGAGACGAGTACGTACTAATGGCAGCAACTGTAATAGCTGCCATGGCTTACCAAGCAGCTACTAGCCCTCCTGGTGGAATCGCGGGAGTGGATGCCACAGAAGCTTCAGCTCCTGACCCTTACGGTCAAGGTTTTCATCTTCAACCCGCAGATTCACTTCTAGCCTACTTCTACTCATCACTGAGCAATGTGTTTTGGATATCGAATACCATCTCATTCATGGCTGCTCTAAGTGTCATCTTTCTTTATGTAACTGGAGCCACTCTGAAACAGAAGCTCTTCATCTGGCTCATACGGGGAGCCATGTGGATAACTCTCACCGCAATGATTGTGGCCTATGCCTGTGCAGTTCGTGCCACCACCCCATCTTTAGATTTTACTACCAAAACACTTCGTGCTCTCGTGTACGCAATGTGTGTTTGGATGGGATTGATTCTCCTATCCATTTCAGCAGTTACTTATCGTGCCATTCGCTATGTTGtgaggcgaattagaacaaaacGTGATATGAGGAAGAAGATTAATACAAGCAACTCTTTCACCCCCATCGCATCCCAGAATGCTCATATCGTGTCTTTCAACTCTCAAACCTAG